In candidate division WOR-3 bacterium, one DNA window encodes the following:
- a CDS encoding GNAT family N-acetyltransferase yields MNTFRPFDVSMDRDFVINALYDTKSLTGELPDDPLKDGESLIAGISKIQEKNPVFASVMLEETEKIGFVFCFPLEKHKEIGCLCFDYIIESKRGMGQGRNLMDYVVDILKGQGCNEIILDVSKKNTCAIKFYEKSGFKISGQRDKKHYKMRKTI; encoded by the coding sequence ATGAATACGTTTCGACCCTTTGACGTCAGTATGGACAGAGATTTTGTCATTAATGCTCTTTATGACACGAAGAGTTTGACCGGCGAATTGCCTGATGATCCTTTAAAAGACGGAGAATCATTGATAGCAGGAATATCTAAAATCCAGGAGAAAAACCCTGTCTTTGCTTCTGTCATGCTCGAAGAAACGGAAAAAATCGGATTTGTCTTTTGTTTTCCATTGGAAAAGCATAAAGAGATCGGCTGTCTTTGTTTCGATTATATTATTGAAAGTAAAAGAGGCATGGGTCAGGGCCGGAATCTGATGGACTATGTGGTCGATATCTTAAAAGGACAGGGCTGTAATGAAATTATACTGGATGTTTCAAAAAAGAATACCTGCGCAATAAAATTTTACGAAAAATCCGGATTTAAAATATCCGGCCAAAGAGACAAAAAACACTATAAAATGCGTAAGACTATATAG